Proteins encoded by one window of Halococcus salifodinae DSM 8989:
- a CDS encoding NAD(P)/FAD-dependent oxidoreductase: MEPSTVAVVGAGAIGVTATAALATRGADVTLYERGSLAAGSSGRAAGVCYDAFADRTDARIATRSLERFRELPDVFTELPYVWLARSGDEKRANAIRTQSRRMRELGLDVSLVAPDDLHDRFPGLVTDDVAVAAIARGAGYAETENYVETIAERAARNGASIRTETSVEIATDPLQILAEDGKRSFDAVLVAGGAHSKRILDTAGVSIPLKPYRVQALVTDPIPNSETVPMCFDATGDYYFRPHTGGLLVGDGTERVESDPEHWKRDADEAFVRQTRERIAERVRQDEIGVREAWAGLCTATPDGDPLVGEIRPGLFVATGFHGHGFMRSPALGERITDEILGGDGVRRFDPTRFDGSETFEIVAGMDIE; this comes from the coding sequence ATGGAACCATCAACGGTCGCCGTCGTCGGGGCTGGAGCGATCGGTGTGACTGCTACTGCAGCGCTCGCCACACGAGGGGCGGACGTGACGCTGTACGAGCGCGGATCGCTTGCAGCCGGGAGTAGTGGACGGGCCGCAGGCGTTTGCTACGACGCGTTCGCCGATCGGACCGATGCGAGAATCGCCACTCGATCGCTGGAACGGTTTCGGGAGCTTCCGGACGTGTTCACCGAGCTGCCTTACGTCTGGCTGGCTCGGTCCGGTGACGAAAAGCGGGCAAACGCGATCCGAACGCAATCGAGACGGATGCGTGAGTTGGGGCTCGACGTCTCACTCGTTGCTCCGGACGACCTCCACGACAGGTTTCCGGGCCTGGTCACCGACGACGTCGCCGTGGCGGCGATCGCACGAGGGGCTGGCTACGCCGAGACCGAGAACTACGTCGAAACGATAGCGGAACGAGCTGCACGAAACGGCGCATCGATCCGGACCGAAACGTCGGTCGAGATCGCCACCGATCCGTTACAAATCCTCGCGGAGGACGGGAAGCGATCGTTCGATGCAGTACTGGTCGCCGGCGGAGCCCATTCGAAACGAATACTCGACACCGCTGGCGTCTCGATCCCGCTGAAGCCGTATCGGGTCCAGGCTCTCGTGACGGACCCCATTCCGAACAGCGAGACCGTGCCGATGTGCTTCGACGCCACCGGTGACTACTACTTCCGTCCGCATACAGGCGGTCTCCTCGTTGGCGACGGGACGGAACGAGTCGAGAGCGATCCCGAACACTGGAAGCGCGACGCCGACGAGGCGTTCGTCCGGCAGACACGCGAACGGATCGCCGAGCGGGTCCGGCAGGACGAGATCGGCGTTCGTGAGGCGTGGGCGGGGCTCTGCACTGCGACCCCGGATGGCGACCCTCTAGTTGGAGAAATCCGACCGGGACTGTTCGTCGCGACGGGGTTCCACGGGCACGGATTCATGCGTTCCCCGGCACTCGGTGAGCGAATCACGGACGAGATACTCGGCGGTGACGGTGTTCGGCGGTTCGATCCGACACGGTTCGATGGGAGTGAGACGTTCGAGATCGTCGCCGGGATGGATATCGAATGA
- a CDS encoding alpha/beta fold hydrolase: MTLPDGWTTDAVRVNGVDLQCYRIGNGPPLVMAHGLFDSGQRWIPLAEDLADDYEVVAYDARGHGQSDAPKTGYSLDDRITDLRAVVHELDLSNPILLGHSMGGATVAWAAAKYPDFPRAVVLEDPEGLHDQPDLNPDERAGVVHERLEEVAGQTVQEIVEEHFPDPDQTHARRLATASLECRAVLNRHRAVDFTA; encoded by the coding sequence ATGACTCTTCCAGATGGATGGACGACCGATGCTGTGCGTGTCAATGGAGTCGATCTCCAGTGCTACCGAATCGGCAATGGACCGCCATTAGTGATGGCCCACGGCCTTTTCGATAGCGGTCAACGGTGGATTCCGCTCGCCGAGGATCTCGCAGATGATTACGAGGTAGTGGCGTACGATGCTCGTGGTCATGGCCAATCGGATGCTCCAAAGACGGGGTACAGCCTTGATGATCGAATCACGGATCTTCGTGCTGTTGTTCACGAACTCGACCTCAGTAATCCGATTTTACTCGGCCATTCTATGGGCGGAGCGACCGTCGCTTGGGCGGCTGCGAAGTACCCCGATTTTCCGCGAGCAGTAGTGCTTGAGGATCCGGAGGGTCTGCACGATCAGCCCGATCTCAATCCTGACGAACGGGCCGGAGTCGTGCACGAACGATTGGAAGAAGTCGCCGGTCAGACGGTTCAGGAGATCGTTGAAGAACACTTCCCAGATCCGGACCAAACCCACGCTCGACGACTTGCAACTGCTTCTCTTGAATGTAGGGCTGTGTTGAATCGCCATAGGGCGGTGGATTTCACTGCTTGA
- a CDS encoding S8 family serine peptidase, whose protein sequence is MTSAGGLQGVDVTNRFWIANLVAVTVDTDRTSVRSLAEIEGVNAVVKSREISVPEPPENVQPVADSSETSPSDVNTTYGLDQINATQTWNEFDTRGEGTKVAVLDTGVDIDHPDIDLYTENASNATYPGGWAEFDENGNQVPGSEPRDSAEHGTHVSGTVSGGDASGTAIGVAPNVQLMHGMVIPGGSGSTTQVIGGVQWAVSQGADVASLSLGAGCGLFGPIYSQAWIPVVENTKASGTSFVAAAGNSGEGCVGSPGNDFETFSIGASNADGDIADFSGGQIIDKSEWEDPPAEWPDTFIKPNVSAPGVNVLSSVPGGGYDDTFSGTTFIKPNVSAPGVNVLSSVPGGGYDDTFSGTSMATPHVAGATALLHSANPDASVSEIQQALNSTAWKPDDAPAPDDEKDTRYGMGIIDVYNATQQLAVSAPESELGDVNENGDVDVQDVRLTQQYLYGEEPDPFNANLADMNRDGEVTTKDLRLLQRKVQGTLDEGAIQVTNLTAPDEVGENETITVTADLENPGDEGAIQTVSLRVAENESDLGEGTPVANETIDMAPAGVDEPVDRPHETTVTFEVDADEIGAGEYHVGVFSEDDSASDEITVLGSNFAVSDLSAPAEIEQGDTFDANATVTNTGNQEDTQTVEYRFRNGVERTTNVTLGAGESTTVEFEDIETNGVSGGAYEHGVFTDDDSRTATITVLEGFFDVGITDAPDEASVGETVNVSATVENTGNATDGQTVRYDLVPNAIDVAVVDDGDDSQSRALVDRLDSSLSADRYNVTYVNSSNVMDEIDAYDTFVVNEFQTGDASVEEFHEATDDAETGVVYLDQWGSFGGSDAIDELSTVTGDPANHADEFSGADPYFEITQDHPIFAGVGDPGDQVDVFVGSGPEHSWHSGYSGQTLATVGQRGTIKGSAIAVNETSATVLADSLGETSYNPAAFTEASNRTLANSVAHVSGFGPVGSSVTAQDDTSENVTLDPGASETVEFSYTIPKDTDISVDYRHVVASEDAEDFTPVTIDVDRGAVDGTVVNNATDDPVEDATVDVSVAVDDGNYTAVTGTDGTYRIEDVPAGTHNVTVSADGYTNETTAVDVPANGTVTQDVSLDPMDGSISGTVTASDTDESVANVTVAAEDNEGTVYEATTDDNGTYTLDVLPGRYVVNVADTPGDYRPQEIVTVASGEEVTGVDFALTPRNGSITGYVENAAGVPIEGAHVVDADQGAFNATTNENGLYEITDLDRGTYALRAKADGYNASDIAFVETSANETTTQNLTLGTFFEVSAVSAPDTAAQGETIDVTATVTNVGEQRDTRTVFYFPPGTDFGGEMLAAESDLFERVTLDGGESTTVTFTYEVSASREPGEYEHGVSADEVKSTMISIEEAETPGEANYSISALSAPAEGEPGEEIAVNATITNTGNATGTQTVEYLFNGTTMNTSEVTLDPGENTTVAFSPTMPATEGTYEHGIETVNDRAVADITVEASEPEPAYFAISNLTGPSAADPGEEITTTATITNTGDEEGTQSIYFFFMEMSAVDEHDLGTLGTQAMLGTFRPQAAPQEVTLDGGESTTVTFTHEVATDTEPGDYEYAVSSLQEVTTHPLTVTAANGSQPAIGPPGQQTHGMPPAPVFGNGMPPSPVFTDERADNTEQQRTLREPVVVAG, encoded by the coding sequence ATGACCAGTGCTGGCGGTCTCCAAGGAGTCGACGTCACGAACCGGTTCTGGATCGCCAACCTCGTCGCGGTCACCGTCGATACGGATCGGACCAGCGTTCGGTCGCTCGCCGAAATCGAGGGTGTCAACGCGGTCGTCAAGAGCCGCGAGATCTCGGTTCCGGAGCCACCCGAAAACGTCCAACCGGTCGCTGACAGCTCGGAAACCAGCCCGAGCGACGTCAACACCACCTACGGGTTGGATCAGATCAACGCCACACAAACCTGGAACGAGTTCGACACTCGCGGTGAGGGTACCAAGGTCGCGGTGCTCGACACCGGCGTCGACATCGACCACCCGGACATCGACCTCTACACCGAAAACGCCTCGAACGCGACCTACCCCGGCGGGTGGGCCGAGTTCGACGAGAACGGCAATCAGGTCCCCGGCTCCGAGCCGCGTGACAGCGCCGAACACGGCACGCACGTCAGCGGCACCGTGTCGGGCGGTGACGCGAGCGGCACCGCAATCGGTGTCGCACCCAACGTCCAGTTGATGCACGGGATGGTCATCCCCGGTGGCAGCGGGTCGACCACCCAGGTCATCGGCGGGGTCCAGTGGGCTGTCAGCCAGGGGGCCGACGTGGCGAGTCTGAGCCTCGGTGCAGGCTGTGGTCTGTTCGGCCCGATCTACTCCCAGGCGTGGATCCCGGTCGTCGAGAACACCAAAGCTTCGGGAACGAGCTTCGTCGCCGCGGCCGGGAACAGCGGTGAGGGCTGTGTCGGCTCACCCGGCAACGACTTCGAGACGTTCTCCATCGGGGCATCGAACGCCGATGGCGACATCGCTGACTTCTCAGGTGGCCAAATCATCGACAAGAGTGAGTGGGAAGACCCACCCGCCGAATGGCCGGATACGTTCATCAAGCCGAACGTCTCCGCACCTGGCGTGAACGTACTGAGCTCGGTTCCCGGCGGTGGGTACGACGACACCTTCTCGGGCACNACGTTCATCAAGCCGAACGTCTCCGCACCTGGCGTGAACGTACTGAGCTCGGTTCCCGGCGGTGGGTACGACGACACCTTCTCGGGCACCTCGATGGCGACCCCACACGTCGCGGGTGCGACTGCGCTGCTGCACTCGGCGAACCCCGACGCGTCGGTCTCCGAGATCCAGCAGGCACTCAACAGTACAGCGTGGAAACCCGACGACGCGCCGGCACCGGACGACGAGAAGGACACCCGCTACGGGATGGGTATCATCGACGTCTACAACGCGACCCAGCAGCTCGCCGTCTCCGCCCCCGAGTCCGAACTCGGTGATGTCAACGAGAACGGCGACGTCGACGTCCAGGACGTCCGGCTGACCCAGCAGTACCTCTACGGTGAGGAGCCCGACCCCTTCAACGCGAACCTCGCGGACATGAACCGCGACGGCGAGGTCACCACCAAAGACCTCCGCCTGCTCCAGCGCAAAGTTCAGGGAACGCTCGACGAGGGTGCAATCCAGGTCACGAATCTGACCGCACCCGACGAAGTCGGCGAGAACGAGACGATCACCGTCACCGCCGATCTCGAAAACCCCGGTGACGAGGGGGCGATCCAAACGGTCTCGCTCCGCGTCGCCGAAAACGAGAGCGACCTCGGCGAGGGAACGCCGGTCGCAAACGAGACGATCGACATGGCACCCGCGGGCGTCGACGAGCCCGTTGACCGTCCGCACGAAACCACGGTGACGTTCGAGGTCGACGCGGACGAGATCGGCGCGGGTGAGTACCACGTCGGGGTGTTCAGCGAGGACGACTCCGCGAGCGACGAGATCACGGTTCTCGGGTCGAACTTCGCCGTCTCGGACCTGAGCGCGCCCGCGGAAATCGAGCAGGGCGATACGTTCGATGCGAACGCGACCGTCACGAACACGGGTAATCAAGAAGACACTCAGACCGTCGAATACCGCTTCCGCAACGGTGTCGAGCGAACCACGAACGTCACGCTCGGTGCGGGCGAGAGCACCACCGTCGAATTCGAAGACATCGAAACCAACGGCGTGAGCGGAGGTGCCTATGAACATGGCGTGTTCACTGACGACGATTCACGGACGGCGACCATCACGGTGCTCGAAGGGTTCTTCGACGTCGGGATCACCGACGCGCCCGACGAAGCGTCGGTCGGCGAGACGGTCAACGTCTCGGCGACGGTCGAGAACACCGGCAACGCGACCGACGGTCAAACTGTGCGGTACGATCTGGTGCCGAACGCGATCGACGTTGCGGTCGTCGACGACGGAGACGACTCGCAGAGTCGGGCGCTCGTCGACCGGCTCGATTCGTCGCTGTCCGCTGACCGTTACAACGTGACGTACGTCAACTCCAGCAACGTGATGGACGAGATCGACGCCTACGACACGTTCGTCGTCAACGAGTTCCAGACGGGCGACGCGTCCGTCGAGGAGTTCCACGAGGCGACCGACGACGCCGAGACTGGCGTCGTCTACCTCGACCAGTGGGGCAGCTTCGGCGGCAGTGACGCGATCGACGAACTGTCCACCGTGACCGGCGATCCGGCGAATCACGCCGACGAGTTCAGCGGGGCGGATCCGTACTTCGAGATCACACAGGACCATCCGATCTTCGCTGGCGTCGGTGATCCCGGCGATCAGGTGGACGTCTTCGTCGGGTCCGGACCCGAGCACAGCTGGCACAGCGGGTACAGCGGCCAGACGCTCGCCACCGTCGGCCAGCGCGGCACGATCAAGGGATCGGCCATCGCGGTCAACGAAACCAGTGCGACGGTCCTCGCGGACTCGTTGGGAGAGACGAGCTACAATCCCGCCGCGTTCACCGAGGCGTCGAACAGAACCCTAGCGAACTCGGTCGCACACGTCAGCGGCTTCGGCCCGGTTGGATCCAGTGTGACGGCACAGGACGACACGTCCGAGAACGTCACGCTCGATCCCGGTGCGTCCGAGACCGTCGAGTTCAGCTACACGATCCCGAAGGACACCGATATCTCGGTCGATTACCGTCACGTGGTCGCGAGCGAAGACGCTGAGGACTTCACACCGGTCACGATCGACGTCGATCGCGGTGCAGTCGACGGCACTGTCGTCAACAACGCGACCGACGATCCCGTCGAAGACGCGACGGTCGACGTCTCGGTCGCGGTTGACGACGGCAACTACACGGCTGTGACCGGGACTGACGGCACGTACCGGATCGAAGACGTTCCTGCGGGCACGCACAACGTCACGGTGTCGGCCGATGGCTACACCAACGAGACCACCGCGGTCGACGTGCCAGCGAACGGTACTGTCACGCAGGACGTTTCGCTCGATCCGATGGACGGATCGATCTCCGGCACGGTCACCGCGAGCGACACTGATGAGTCGGTCGCGAACGTCACCGTCGCCGCCGAGGACAACGAGGGCACCGTCTACGAGGCGACGACCGACGACAATGGAACGTACACCCTCGACGTGCTGCCGGGCCGCTACGTCGTGAACGTCGCTGACACACCGGGCGACTACCGACCGCAGGAAATCGTCACGGTCGCGTCCGGCGAGGAAGTCACGGGCGTCGATTTCGCACTCACTCCACGTAACGGCTCCATCACGGGCTACGTGGAGAACGCCGCGGGCGTGCCCATCGAGGGTGCGCACGTGGTCGACGCCGATCAGGGGGCGTTCAACGCGACCACCAACGAGAACGGGCTCTACGAGATCACCGATCTCGATCGTGGTACGTACGCGCTCCGGGCGAAAGCCGATGGGTACAACGCTTCGGACATCGCGTTCGTCGAGACATCGGCGAACGAGACGACCACCCAGAACCTCACGCTCGGGACGTTCTTCGAGGTGTCGGCAGTGAGTGCGCCCGACACCGCAGCACAGGGTGAGACGATCGACGTCACCGCGACGGTCACGAACGTTGGCGAACAACGAGACACCCGCACGGTGTTTTACTTCCCGCCGGGCACCGACTTCGGCGGGGAGATGCTCGCCGCCGAATCAGATCTGTTCGAGCGGGTGACGCTCGACGGTGGCGAGAGCACCACCGTGACGTTCACCTACGAGGTCTCGGCGAGTCGTGAACCGGGCGAGTACGAGCACGGCGTCTCTGCCGACGAAGTGAAGTCGACGATGATCTCCATCGAGGAAGCCGAAACTCCCGGCGAGGCGAACTACTCGATTTCCGCCCTCTCCGCACCCGCTGAGGGCGAACCCGGTGAGGAGATCGCGGTCAATGCCACGATCACCAACACCGGCAACGCCACTGGCACGCAGACCGTCGAGTACCTGTTCAACGGCACGACGATGAACACGAGCGAGGTGACGCTGGATCCAGGCGAGAACACGACCGTTGCGTTCTCTCCGACGATGCCTGCCACGGAAGGCACCTACGAGCACGGGATCGAGACCGTCAACGATCGGGCAGTCGCCGACATCACGGTCGAAGCCAGCGAGCCGGAGCCGGCGTACTTCGCGATCTCGAACCTGACCGGCCCCTCGGCGGCCGATCCGGGCGAGGAGATCACGACGACCGCCACCATCACCAACACCGGTGACGAAGAAGGAACCCAGTCGATCTACTTCTTCTTCATGGAGATGTCGGCTGTCGACGAGCACGATCTCGGGACGTTGGGAACACAAGCGATGCTTGGAACTTTCCGACCCCAAGCCGCGCCACAGGAAGTGACGCTCGACGGCGGCGAGAGCACCACCGTGACGTTCACTCACGAGGTCGCGACGGACACGGAGCCGGGCGATTACGAGTATGCGGTTTCGAGTCTTCAGGAAGTCACAACTCACCCGCTGACTGTCACGGCCGCGAACGGGAGCCAGCCGGCCATCGGTCCGCCCGGACAGCAAACGCACGGCATGCCGCCAGCGCCGGTGTTCGGGAACGGCATGCCACCGTCACCCGTGTTCACGGATGAACGTGCCGACAACACTGAACAGCAGCGAACCCTTCGGGAACCGGTGGTGGTGGCTGGGTAA
- a CDS encoding sulfite exporter TauE/SafE family protein, translating to MQALPAATLLPTQIGGFGVTAGYGLAVFFLIGLFGGAHCIGMCGPLVATYAERMETDDRWSGALTLYEVRQHTLFNLGRTVSYALIGAVFGAAGALLYGTIGLAGILGPFQGAIGILTGAAILVMGLTRLAGYRQGAVEGVIAGTGIGSVFARSYTAISTRIDRWVNGVGIMGLGALHGLLPCMLLYPAFLYAFAQGSPVYGLLSLGALGLGTVPSVFLYGTVIGSVSARQRQVVHYGLGVLFIGLGYVLLAMGFMRFGVMLPLPDIPYYQPLAGSEMMA from the coding sequence ATGCAGGCCCTGCCGGCCGCGACCCTGCTCCCGACTCAGATCGGTGGGTTCGGCGTCACGGCGGGCTACGGCCTCGCGGTGTTCTTCCTCATCGGGCTGTTCGGCGGCGCACACTGCATCGGGATGTGTGGCCCGCTCGTCGCGACCTACGCCGAGCGCATGGAGACCGACGACCGCTGGTCGGGTGCGCTCACCCTCTACGAAGTGCGCCAGCACACGCTGTTCAACCTCGGCCGGACGGTGAGCTACGCACTCATCGGGGCCGTTTTCGGAGCCGCCGGCGCACTCCTCTATGGGACGATCGGCCTCGCCGGGATTCTCGGGCCGTTCCAGGGCGCTATCGGAATCCTCACGGGCGCAGCGATCCTCGTGATGGGGCTCACCCGGCTGGCGGGCTACAGGCAGGGAGCCGTCGAGGGCGTCATCGCCGGCACCGGCATCGGGTCGGTGTTCGCCCGGAGCTACACGGCGATCTCGACACGGATCGATCGCTGGGTCAACGGTGTCGGCATCATGGGCCTCGGCGCGCTGCACGGACTCCTGCCGTGCATGCTGCTCTACCCCGCATTCCTGTACGCGTTCGCGCAGGGATCACCCGTCTACGGCCTGCTCAGCCTCGGCGCACTCGGACTCGGCACCGTGCCGAGCGTGTTCCTCTACGGAACGGTGATCGGGTCGGTGAGCGCCCGCCAGCGACAGGTCGTCCACTACGGGCTGGGCGTGTTGTTCATTGGGCTCGGGTACGTACTACTCGCGATGGGATTCATGCGCTTTGGCGTCATGCTCCCGCTGCCCGACATCCCGTACTACCAACCGCTCGCCGGGTCGGAGATGATGGCCTGA
- a CDS encoding FAD-binding protein has product MTTESNHHSAYSVVIVGGGVAGLSAGIFTARHGLDTLVVDAGTSLLRRNAHLENYPGFPAGINARLLLEMMQEQADSGGCDRQQAAVTRVETTSDGFAVETAGGDRYHTQYVIAATKNTTDYLAGIDGVGIVDRGKPFVDTDERGRTGVKGLYAAGRLAGKPHQAVVNAGHGAEVAVTLLEDDDRPFYHDWVAPDGYFTDRGRDLPPGCEEIGGRERRRREDESRETMREYVAESHPDEQRTHPSLREE; this is encoded by the coding sequence ATGACAACAGAATCGAACCACCACAGCGCGTACAGCGTCGTCATCGTCGGGGGAGGCGTGGCTGGCCTATCGGCAGGCATCTTCACCGCTCGACACGGCCTCGACACGCTCGTCGTCGACGCCGGCACGTCGCTCCTCCGGAGAAACGCCCACCTCGAAAACTATCCGGGCTTTCCCGCGGGTATCAACGCCCGCCTGTTGTTGGAAATGATGCAAGAGCAGGCTGATAGTGGCGGCTGTGACCGCCAGCAAGCGGCAGTAACGCGCGTCGAGACGACGTCCGACGGATTCGCCGTCGAGACGGCAGGCGGAGATCGCTATCACACCCAGTACGTGATCGCCGCAACGAAGAACACCACCGACTACCTCGCGGGCATCGACGGTGTCGGGATCGTCGATCGCGGGAAGCCGTTCGTCGACACGGACGAACGGGGCCGAACCGGCGTGAAGGGGCTGTACGCCGCCGGACGACTCGCCGGGAAGCCACACCAAGCGGTCGTGAACGCCGGCCACGGTGCCGAGGTTGCCGTCACGCTGCTGGAGGACGACGACCGGCCGTTCTACCACGACTGGGTCGCTCCCGATGGGTACTTCACCGACCGCGGACGCGACCTGCCGCCCGGCTGTGAGGAGATCGGTGGCCGAGAACGCCGCCGTCGAGAGGACGAGTCGCGGGAGACGATGCGGGAGTACGTCGCCGAGTCTCATCCGGACGAGCAACGCACGCACCCGAGCCTGCGAGAGGAGTAG
- a CDS encoding ABC transporter substrate-binding protein, with protein sequence MGDESTAREAPTRRDYLTYGGAVVGGGLLAGCTSEGSPDDEESSSNSSRAGNTTGSTDANTYSVTMAPMGEITFESVPERWIPYGGCYADMGVALGQADGITGIGGSDRYYTAFYEELPGVNVDREKIEENSEVRSKEQFYELENDVHLYDPGMLINWFDWDQQDVDEIAENVGPFLGNVIFRREDEWHDYRYYTLYGAFEKIAQLFREQERYRAFKGLHDEFIADIQKRLPPAAERPSVLLTYKRTSESETFSPYRLNDKGTSKKQWRDLGVKDALAKTGVKGISSTDRGELDFETLLEVDPEVFLIRGHERKSVSEFRDTVVADLRNHPVGSQLTAVENGRVYRGGYLHQGPIHNLFLTEQGAKQMYPEIFGEIASNDQLFDRQRVADIISGEF encoded by the coding sequence ATGGGAGACGAGTCCACGGCGCGTGAGGCACCGACGCGGCGCGACTACCTGACGTACGGCGGCGCAGTCGTCGGTGGCGGGCTGCTCGCTGGCTGTACGAGTGAAGGCAGTCCCGACGATGAAGAGAGCAGCTCGAATAGCTCCAGAGCCGGAAATACGACGGGGAGTACCGATGCAAACACGTATTCAGTGACGATGGCCCCGATGGGGGAGATCACTTTCGAATCAGTACCCGAGCGATGGATCCCGTATGGCGGTTGTTATGCCGACATGGGTGTCGCGCTCGGACAGGCCGACGGTATCACCGGTATCGGTGGCTCGGACCGGTATTACACCGCGTTCTACGAGGAACTGCCCGGCGTGAACGTCGACCGCGAGAAGATCGAGGAGAACTCCGAAGTTCGGAGCAAAGAACAGTTCTACGAACTCGAGAACGACGTTCATCTATACGATCCGGGGATGCTGATCAACTGGTTCGACTGGGACCAGCAGGACGTCGACGAGATCGCCGAGAACGTCGGGCCGTTCCTTGGGAACGTGATCTTCCGTCGGGAGGACGAGTGGCACGATTACCGCTACTACACGCTCTACGGAGCATTCGAGAAGATAGCACAGCTGTTCCGAGAACAAGAGCGGTATCGAGCGTTCAAAGGACTCCACGACGAGTTCATCGCCGACATCCAGAAACGACTCCCGCCGGCCGCCGAGCGGCCGAGCGTGTTGCTCACCTACAAACGTACCAGCGAATCGGAAACGTTCTCGCCGTATCGACTCAACGACAAAGGGACGAGCAAGAAGCAGTGGCGCGATCTCGGGGTCAAGGACGCATTAGCGAAAACCGGCGTCAAGGGGATCAGTTCCACCGACAGGGGTGAACTCGACTTCGAGACACTACTCGAAGTCGACCCGGAGGTGTTCCTCATCCGCGGACACGAGCGAAAATCGGTGTCCGAATTCAGGGACACGGTCGTCGCGGATCTGCGGAATCACCCCGTGGGGAGTCAGCTAACAGCCGTCGAGAACGGACGCGTCTACCGTGGTGGCTACCTCCACCAAGGACCCATCCACAACCTCTTCTTAACTGAGCAAGGTGCAAAGCAAATGTATCCAGAGATTTTCGGTGAGATAGCCAGCAACGACCAGCTGTTCGACCGTCAACGAGTCGCGGACATCATCAGCGGAGAGTTCTGA
- a CDS encoding DUF106 domain-containing protein: MAETTGELRTLIERDDELADASAVVLAAAESGDGTVAWNDVSDDMTAAQWGRLLGTGVLIEAGDRFVIDDPVAVSEALGNAEDTTAENAEDTGWSVSDKIAGVSALTLALGYRVPVIRDSVGPMVDVLLTPLEAILPFYLVVLTLAAGTGLVSIVIQSRMTDYEQMGERQERMNAISERLEKAKERGDEGAVKRIQKEQMDVMTDQLGMFTQMLRPLAWTMLFTVPVLLWLYWLMLSPAQAVTPTAMVFPMLGRIAWTAKVIGPMQAWLLWYTICSVTSRQLIRRTLNIQTSPT; this comes from the coding sequence ATGGCAGAGACCACAGGGGAACTCCGGACACTCATCGAGCGAGATGACGAACTAGCGGATGCGTCAGCCGTCGTGCTCGCTGCTGCCGAATCCGGGGATGGAACCGTCGCGTGGAACGACGTCAGCGACGATATGACTGCTGCGCAGTGGGGCCGTCTCCTCGGGACAGGTGTACTGATCGAAGCAGGAGACCGATTCGTCATCGATGACCCAGTCGCAGTCAGCGAAGCGCTTGGGAATGCTGAGGACACAACAGCAGAGAATGCTGAGGATACTGGGTGGTCGGTGTCCGACAAAATAGCAGGAGTGAGCGCACTCACCCTCGCCCTCGGTTATCGGGTTCCCGTCATCCGTGACTCAGTCGGACCGATGGTCGACGTCCTCCTCACACCACTCGAAGCTATCCTGCCGTTCTATCTCGTGGTGTTGACACTCGCAGCAGGAACGGGCCTCGTTTCGATCGTGATCCAGTCGCGGATGACGGACTACGAGCAGATGGGCGAACGCCAAGAGCGGATGAATGCCATCAGCGAACGGCTGGAGAAGGCCAAAGAGCGTGGCGATGAGGGTGCTGTCAAACGAATACAGAAAGAACAGATGGATGTGATGACCGATCAGCTGGGCATGTTCACCCAGATGCTTCGTCCGTTAGCGTGGACGATGCTGTTCACGGTGCCGGTGCTTCTCTGGCTCTACTGGCTCATGCTCTCGCCCGCTCAGGCGGTGACGCCAACCGCGATGGTGTTCCCGATGCTCGGCCGAATCGCGTGGACCGCGAAAGTCATCGGACCGATGCAGGCGTGGCTGCTCTGGTATACGATCTGCTCGGTCACCTCCCGACAGCTTATCCGGAGAACCCTTAACATCCAGACCAGTCCAACGTAA